CTCTCTGGTCATGATTTTGATAACAATGAGATTTctgatatttgattttattgaaGGCTTCGATTTCGCCGGTCCTCGAACAATTGATAGATCGGCCGAGGAAGAAGCGGAGCGCTATGAAAGTGATTTCGATCGTTGGAGTTCCCTCAGACGCCGTCGTTTCGTTCGTTCGGTTCCTCTACAGTTCTAGGTTTAGATCTGCATCTCTTACAAATTCCGGTTTCGATTTGATTTCAATTTCTGACGGAAAGGATGGAAAATTTCCTTGCAGATGCACGGTGGAGCATCTTGAGAAGCACGGAATTCATCTACTGGCTCTGTCGCACGTTTACATGGTGCCGCAATTGAAAGCGATGTGTACTAAAGATTTGGCTCAGCGGCTTACGATCGAAAGCGTTGTGGACGTTCTGCAACTCGCCAGGCTCTGCAACGCATCGGATCTTTACCTCAAATGCATGAAATTCGTGGCTGATCATTTTAAATTCGTTGAGAAAACTGAGGGATGGCAGTTTATTCAAGATCATGATCCTTGGCTTGAGCTTGATATTCTTAAGTTCATCGACGATACCGAATCGGTAAACGCCATTTCCCTTTCcattacttattttattttctctgttTAGTTCTTGagaaatttcttcttcaacacaTCGATGAAATAATGGCAAATTTTTTGCAGTTTTGAgttcaaattttagaatatacAATGATTAGAGGAAAAATTTATTCTATGAACCTAAACCAAAAGGCTAATCTGTTTTCATCGctaagatttatttatttcttattcaGTTTTGATTCTTATAGTTCTTACCTTCTGTGTTGGTTTCCTTACATTTtgcttgattttgaatcaaattatttCTTGATTTGCTTGACTTCAGAAATTATTTCTGGATTTGCTTGAGTTCAACGCATCGATGATTTTGCTCGACTTTGATATTCTTAATTCACAAAAAATGTTAACGCTACAATCATTGGATTTTGCagcatttttataaaatgattaatgtAACGTGGTCGTACTGATAAACGTAACGTGATCATACTAacttttctttgttaattaataaataaaattaaaacaagtaAAGTTCCTGATAAATTTGTGTATGCAGAGGAAACAGAGGAACAGGAggataagaaaagagaggaagTTATACCTAGAGCTACACGAAGCGATGGAGTGTTTAGAACACATATGTTCAGAAGGGTGCACCATAGTGGGGCCCTACAACGTGGAGCcaaagaaggagagagaacCCTGCAGCCATTACTCCACGTGTCACGGCCTCCAACTTCTGATCAAACACTTCGCCACGTGTAAGAAGCGGACCAACGGCGTAGGATGTGGGCGGTGCAAGCGCATGTGGCAGCTCCTGAAGCTCCACTCCTCCATCTGCGACCATTCCGAGTGCTGCAAAGTCCCTCTCTGCCGGAAATTCAAACAGCAGTCGTCGCCAGACGACGGCAACAAGCGCAAGGACGACGCGCAGTGGAAGATGCTTGTCAGGAAAGTGGTTTCCGCAAAAGCCATGTCTTCCCTGTCTTTGAGCAATGTGAAGATGCCGGATGTGGAGGAGGAGAGGGCCATCAGACAGCGTAGGATCGGGAGCTTTAGGTTGCAGTCGGGTCGACGGCAGAGATGACGACGCAGGTACTCAACGGGGGAGGGGCTGGGATTGGGGTGGTCAAAACTGGAAACAGGGGAATGTgatttgtaaattattttttgtttgggaGTAGATGAAAGCCATTGGAATAATGCATGAAagcattattaaaattaaaaaacaaaaaaacagaaaaagaaaaagaaaaaaaaaaagtaagtaCTGTTAGAAAAAAGGATGTGAAATCCGTGTACCTCCCTCCTCCTCCCATATATGCAAAtggatatttatgtttgttatCGTgtgggattttttttctttaaatttttttttattattttgccttttaatttccttcgtaaataaataaattattctacCCAAATTAcctgtttaaaataaaataaaatatatagataagaaattagttatatttttctttttctttttttttttttgtaaactcTATTTAAATTGTATACTAGGtagttcaatttattttta
This genomic interval from Cucurbita pepo subsp. pepo cultivar mu-cu-16 chromosome LG20, ASM280686v2, whole genome shotgun sequence contains the following:
- the LOC111782665 gene encoding BTB/POZ and TAZ domain-containing protein 1-like produces the protein MESTLAASVPPTALTDDLYCNFPATVVSQIVTSSIFRELPEPDVQILASGGLRIPAHSGILASISPVLEQLIDRPRKKRSAMKVISIVGVPSDAVVSFVRFLYSSRCTVEHLEKHGIHLLALSHVYMVPQLKAMCTKDLAQRLTIESVVDVLQLARLCNASDLYLKCMKFVADHFKFVEKTEGWQFIQDHDPWLELDILKFIDDTESRKQRNRRIRKERKLYLELHEAMECLEHICSEGCTIVGPYNVEPKKEREPCSHYSTCHGLQLLIKHFATCKKRTNGVGCGRCKRMWQLLKLHSSICDHSECCKVPLCRKFKQQSSPDDGNKRKDDAQWKMLVRKVVSAKAMSSLSLSNVKMPDVEEERAIRQRRIGSFRLQSGRRQR